A single Halarcobacter anaerophilus DNA region contains:
- a CDS encoding sensor histidine kinase produces MLKKIFLYFDNFNFTLKTNFLIFIISSSMLGIVILALITTFSIRYDFDRLYEQRTKPLIKLENIKDTYKVNIQDTLYDIEDKSISFKKASDVINLALQLIETNWEEYKRPNEMTPPTIYIGNIIKKFLTTQQQYYKNEILYKSISKNIDKKMININATLHNLELSHKDENNLKEEFNKLHLEINAINIYITSLINYDLTLALNEKRDTEKSFDVIIAVSMISIVLIFLFSIILSVLLINHFKRLHKLLEEKVKSKTKQLVKLNNSLGERVLQEVKNNRKKDIIMFQQARLASLGEMLNNIAHQWRQPLGSITMIIQSFQTKRQLGKLTDEFIDEKVKDALFLAQNMSNTLDDFKNFFSPDKTKEIFSIKDCIEHSFELSKYALEKAGIKVILIIKQDIKINSYYNELSHVFLNLINNSKDALCSNVNKNDRIIKVIVKQHKNNILINFIDNGGGVPEEIIHKIFEPYYTTKYKSAGTGIGLYMSKQIIEKHMYGSIYQKNIRHKIDKINDYSCSLFIIKIPILNEVIKDAE; encoded by the coding sequence TATTTCAAGTAGTATGTTAGGAATAGTCATACTTGCATTAATAACCACTTTTTCCATTAGATACGACTTTGACAGACTTTATGAACAAAGAACAAAACCTCTTATAAAACTGGAAAATATCAAAGATACATATAAAGTAAATATTCAAGATACTCTTTATGATATTGAAGATAAAAGTATTAGTTTTAAAAAAGCAAGTGACGTAATAAATCTTGCATTACAATTAATAGAAACAAACTGGGAAGAGTATAAAAGACCAAATGAGATGACTCCCCCTACTATATACATCGGGAATATTATAAAAAAATTTTTAACTACACAACAACAATATTATAAAAATGAGATTTTATATAAGAGTATTTCTAAAAATATCGATAAAAAGATGATAAATATCAATGCGACCCTTCATAACCTAGAGTTATCGCATAAAGATGAAAACAATCTCAAAGAAGAGTTTAATAAACTTCATTTAGAGATTAATGCAATAAATATTTATATTACAAGTTTAATTAACTATGATTTAACACTTGCTTTAAATGAAAAAAGAGACACAGAAAAAAGTTTTGATGTAATTATTGCGGTTTCAATGATTTCTATTGTATTAATATTCCTGTTTTCTATTATCCTTTCCGTTCTTTTAATCAACCACTTTAAAAGATTACATAAGTTACTTGAAGAAAAAGTAAAAAGTAAGACAAAACAACTTGTCAAACTAAATAATTCATTGGGAGAGAGAGTATTACAAGAAGTTAAAAACAATCGAAAAAAAGATATTATAATGTTCCAACAAGCAAGACTCGCAAGTTTAGGAGAGATGTTGAATAATATAGCACATCAATGGCGCCAGCCCCTTGGTTCTATCACTATGATTATTCAAAGTTTCCAAACAAAAAGGCAACTTGGAAAATTGACAGATGAGTTTATTGATGAAAAAGTTAAAGATGCCTTATTCTTAGCCCAAAATATGTCCAATACCTTAGACGATTTTAAAAACTTTTTTTCTCCGGATAAAACTAAAGAGATTTTTAGTATAAAAGATTGTATTGAACACTCTTTTGAATTATCTAAATATGCCTTAGAGAAAGCAGGAATAAAAGTAATACTTATAATAAAACAAGATATAAAGATCAATAGTTATTACAATGAACTATCTCATGTTTTTTTAAACTTGATTAATAATTCAAAAGATGCTTTATGTTCTAATGTAAATAAAAATGATAGAATTATTAAAGTAATTGTAAAACAACATAAAAACAATATATTAATTAATTTTATTGACAACGGCGGCGGTGTCCCTGAAGAGATAATACACAAAATATTTGAGCCGTATTATACTACTAAATATAAAAGTGCAGGCACGGGAATTGGACTTTATATGTCAAAACAAATTATTGAAAAACATATGTATGGATCAATCTATCAAAAAAATATACGTCATAAAATTGATAAGATAAATGATTACTCTTGTAGTTTATTTATTATAAAAATTCCAATATTAAATGAGGTGATAAAAGATGCAGAATAG
- a CDS encoding response regulator, with amino-acid sequence MQNRDLNILNKFNILYLEDDENLLKHTHDVLIDFVNEIYAVKTSKEALEVLRNKKIDVIISDILLKDENGIDFLKYLKEDKNINIPTILTTAYTDTKYLLDAIKLKVENYIVKPINIKELLTTLHDILLPIVQEKELRRNNCVIKTISAITDSKQVEVIKYIINNLDNNNTFTASYSDIMNKINISKPTLIKLFKELAEKHILVKIQHKTYRFNENALDNI; translated from the coding sequence ATGCAGAATAGAGATTTAAATATATTAAATAAGTTTAATATTTTATATCTTGAAGATGATGAAAATTTGTTAAAGCATACCCATGATGTATTAATTGATTTTGTAAATGAGATTTATGCGGTAAAAACTTCAAAAGAGGCTTTAGAGGTTTTAAGAAATAAAAAAATTGATGTAATTATTTCAGACATATTACTTAAAGATGAAAATGGCATTGATTTTTTAAAATATTTGAAGGAAGATAAAAATATCAATATTCCGACAATATTAACAACAGCTTACACAGATACGAAATATCTACTTGATGCAATAAAGTTAAAAGTAGAAAATTATATAGTAAAACCAATAAATATTAAAGAGTTGTTAACTACTTTACATGACATATTATTACCTATTGTTCAAGAAAAAGAACTAAGAAGAAATAATTGTGTAATTAAAACAATATCGGCAATTACAGATAGTAAACAAGTTGAAGTTATAAAGTATATTATAAATAATTTAGATAACAATAATACCTTTACTGCTTCATATAGTGATATTATGAATAAAATTAATATTTCAAAACCGACTTTAATTAAACTCTTTAAAGAGTTAGCAGAAAAACATATTTTAGTTAAGATTCAACATAAAACTTACAGATTTAATGAGAATGCCTTAGATAATATCTAA